One window of Theropithecus gelada isolate Dixy chromosome 4, Tgel_1.0, whole genome shotgun sequence genomic DNA carries:
- the FOXQ1 gene encoding forkhead box protein Q1, with protein sequence MKLEVFAPRAAHGDKPGSDLEGAGGSDAPSPLSAAGDDSLGSDGDCAANSPAAGGGARDPPGDGEQSAGGGPGAEEEVPAAAAAAVVAEGAEAGAAGPGAGGAGSGEGARSKPYTRRPKPPYSYIALIAMAIRDSAGGRLTLAEINEYLMGKFPFFRGSYTGWRNSVRHNLSLNDCFVKVLRDPSRPWGKDNYWMLNPNSEYTFADGVFRRRRKRLSHRAPAPAPGLRPEEAPGLPAAPPPAPAAPASPRTRSPARREERASPARKFSSSFAIDSILSKPFRSRRLRDTAPGTPLQWGAAPCPPLPAFPALLPAAPGRALLPLCAYGAGEPALLGARGAEVPPAAPPLLLAPLSAAAPAKPLRGPAAGGAHLYCPLRLPAALQAASVRRPGPHLPYPVETLLA encoded by the coding sequence ATGAAGTTGGAGGTGTTCGCCCCTCGCGCGGCCCACGGGGACAAGCCGGGCAGTGACCTGGAGGGTGCGGGCGGCAGCGACGCGCCGTCCCCGCTGTCGGCGGCGGGAGACGACTCCCTGGGCTCGGATGGGGACTGCGCGGCCAACAGCCCGGCCGCGGGCGGCGGCGCCAGAGATCCGCCGGGCGACGGCGAACAGAGCGCGGGCGGCGGGCCAGGCGCGGAGGAGGAGGTCCCGGCAGCAGCGGCTGCAGCGGTGGTGGCGGAGGGCGCGGAGGCCGGGGCGGCGGGGCCAGGCGCGGGCGGCGCGGGGAGCGGCGAGGGCGCACGCAGCAAGCCGTACACGCGGCGGCCCAAGCCCCCCTACTCGTACATCGCGCTCATCGCCATGGCCATCCGCGACTCGGCGGGCGGGCGCTTGACGCTGGCGGAGATCAACGAGTACCTCATGGGCAAGTTCCCCTTTTTCCGCGGCAGCTACACGGGGTGGCGCAACTCCGTGCGCCACAACCTCTCGCTCAACGACTGCTTCGTCAAGGTGCTGCGCGACCCCTCGCGGCCCTGGGGCAAGGACAACTACTGGATGCTCAACCCCAACAGCGAGTACACCTTCGCCGACGGGGTCTTCCGCCGCCGCCGCAAGCGCCTCAGCCACCGCGCGCCGGCCCCCGCGCCCGGGCTGCGGCCCGAGGAGGCCCCGGGCCTCCCCGCCGCCCCGCCGCCCGCGCCGGCCGCCCCGGCCTCGCCCCGCACGCGCTCGCCCGCCCGCCGGGAGGAGCGCGCCAGCCCCGCGCGCAAGTTCTCCAGCTCCTTCGCCATCGACAGCATCCTCAGCAAGCCCTTCCGCAGCCGCCGCCTCAGGGACACGGCCCCCGGGACACCGCTTCAGTGGGGCGCTGCGCCCTGCCCGCCGCTGCCCGCGTTCCCCGCGCTCCTCCCCGCGGCGCCCGGCAGGGCCCTGCTGCCGCTGTGCGCGTACGGCGCGGGCGAGCCGGCGCTGCTGGGCGCGCGCGGGGCCGAGGTGCCGCCGGCCGCGCCGCCCCTCCTGCTCGCGCCCCTCTCGGCCGCCGCCCCCGCCAAGCCACTCCGAGGCCCGGCGGCCGGCGGCGCGCACCTGTACTGCCCCCTGCGGCTGCCCGCGGCCCTGCAGGCGGCCTCGGTCCGCCGCCCGGGCCCGCACCTGCCGTACCCGGTGGAGACGCTCCTAGCCTGA